A genome region from Sceloporus undulatus isolate JIND9_A2432 ecotype Alabama chromosome 1, SceUnd_v1.1, whole genome shotgun sequence includes the following:
- the EPHX1 gene encoding epoxide hydrolase 1 isoform X3, giving the protein MRSHYTGAVNLQEQKSLNYWRIIMLLEILFAAVLGAIIYVFLIKKKEDIIVEMGDGWWNKGLKPDFEEDATIYPFRVETSEAEINYLHRRLEEARYTESLEDCGFHYGFNVTYLKKVVSYWRNQFNWKKQVEVLNKFPQFKTKIEGLDVHFLHVKPSRLLEGQTAKPLMLVHGWPGSVYEFYKIIPLLTDPMSHGLNGNHIFEIICPSIPGYGFSEAPHKKGFNSVCAAHIFHKLMLRLGFCEFYVQGGDWGSAICTSLAQMAPSHVKGLHTNMAFVTFIGFKELLSILLAPYFPGLFGFQAEDIQGMFPLKTKIFERLLMESGYFHQQATKPDTSGCALNDSPVGLAAYILEKFAAWTDISAQHLEDGGLEKKFTLDDLLTNVMIYWVSGCIVPSMRFYKENVSLLFGRKSHAKLPKQVPAGIAVFPHEIAYVPRPWIQRKYVNIISFNYMPRGGHFAAFEEPELLAADIQQFVEKVEKGNTAK; this is encoded by the exons TCATTATGTTGCTTGAAATACTGTTCGCTGCAGTCTTAGGGGCCATTATTTATGTGTTTCTGATTAAGAAGAAGGAGGACATTATAGTTGAGATGGGAGATGGATGGTGGAACAAAGGTCTGAAGCCTGATTTTGAAGAAGATGCAACTATATATCCTTTCAGAGTGGAAACTTCAGAAGCTGAAATCAAC TACTTACACAGAAGACTTGAAGAAGCTAGATACACGGAGTCCTTAGAGGATTGCGGTTTTCATTATGGGTTTAATGTGACTTATCTCAAGAAGGTTGTCTCTTATTGGAGAAATCAGTTCAATTGGAAAAAGCAAGTGGAAGTACTTAACAAATTCCCACAATTCAAAACGAAGATAGAAG GACTTGATGTCCATTTTCTTCATGTGAAACCTTCACGCTTGCTTGAAGGGCAGACTGCAAAGCCACTGATGTTGGTTCATGGTTGGCCTGGATCAGTATATGAGTTTTACAAAATCATCCCTCTCTTGACAGACCCTATGAGCCATGGCTTGAATGGCAAtcatatttttgaaataatttgcCCTTCTATCCCTGGTTATGGCTTTTCAGAGGCACCTCACAAAAAAG gctTTAATTCTGTGTGTGCTGCCCATATTTTCCATAAGTTGATGCTCAGGCTTGGTTTCTGTGAATTCTATGTTCAAGGAGGGGACTGGGGCTCTGCTATATGTACCAGTTTGGCTCAGATGGCACCAAG CCATGTGAAAGGCCTTCACACAAACATGGCATTTGTGACTTTTATCGGATTTAAGGAACTTCTGTCCATTCTGCTGGCACCATACTTCCCAGGACTGTTTGGTTTCCAAGCTGAGGATATCCAAGGGATGTTTCCTTTAaagacaaaaatatttgaaagactTCTGATGGAGAGTGGTTATTTTCACCAACAAGCTACAAAGCCTGACACTTCTG GCTGTGCCTTGAATGACTCTCCTGTAGGACTAGCTGCTTACATCCTGGAAAAGTTTGCTGCATGGACTGATATCAGCGCTCAGCATCTAGAGGATGGAGGACTAGAGAA GAAGTTTACTCTGGATGACCTTCTCACAAACGTCATGATCTACTGGGTTTCTGGATGTATAGTTCCTTCAATGCGCTTTTACAAAGAGAATGTAAGCCTGCTCTTCGGCAGAAAAAGCCATGCAAA GTTGCCCAAACAAGTTCCTGCAGGAATTGCTGTGTTTCCACATGAAATTGCATATGTTCCTCGGCCGTGGATTCAAAGGAAGTATGTCAATATCATTTCATTTAACTACATGCCCAGAGGTGGTCATTTTGCAGCTTTTGAGGAACCAGAGCTCCTTGCTGCAGATATTCAGCAGTTCGTGGAGAAGGTAGAAAAGGGCAACACTGCCAAATGA
- the EPHX1 gene encoding epoxide hydrolase 1 isoform X4 — MLLEILFAAVLGAIIYVFLIKKKEDIIVEMGDGWWNKGLKPDFEEDATIYPFRVETSEAEINYLHRRLEEARYTESLEDCGFHYGFNVTYLKKVVSYWRNQFNWKKQVEVLNKFPQFKTKIEGLDVHFLHVKPSRLLEGQTAKPLMLVHGWPGSVYEFYKIIPLLTDPMSHGLNGNHIFEIICPSIPGYGFSEAPHKKGFNSVCAAHIFHKLMLRLGFCEFYVQGGDWGSAICTSLAQMAPSHVKGLHTNMAFVTFIGFKELLSILLAPYFPGLFGFQAEDIQGMFPLKTKIFERLLMESGYFHQQATKPDTSGCALNDSPVGLAAYILEKFAAWTDISAQHLEDGGLEKKFTLDDLLTNVMIYWVSGCIVPSMRFYKENVSLLFGRKSHAKLPKQVPAGIAVFPHEIAYVPRPWIQRKYVNIISFNYMPRGGHFAAFEEPELLAADIQQFVEKVEKGNTAK; from the exons ATGTTGCTTGAAATACTGTTCGCTGCAGTCTTAGGGGCCATTATTTATGTGTTTCTGATTAAGAAGAAGGAGGACATTATAGTTGAGATGGGAGATGGATGGTGGAACAAAGGTCTGAAGCCTGATTTTGAAGAAGATGCAACTATATATCCTTTCAGAGTGGAAACTTCAGAAGCTGAAATCAAC TACTTACACAGAAGACTTGAAGAAGCTAGATACACGGAGTCCTTAGAGGATTGCGGTTTTCATTATGGGTTTAATGTGACTTATCTCAAGAAGGTTGTCTCTTATTGGAGAAATCAGTTCAATTGGAAAAAGCAAGTGGAAGTACTTAACAAATTCCCACAATTCAAAACGAAGATAGAAG GACTTGATGTCCATTTTCTTCATGTGAAACCTTCACGCTTGCTTGAAGGGCAGACTGCAAAGCCACTGATGTTGGTTCATGGTTGGCCTGGATCAGTATATGAGTTTTACAAAATCATCCCTCTCTTGACAGACCCTATGAGCCATGGCTTGAATGGCAAtcatatttttgaaataatttgcCCTTCTATCCCTGGTTATGGCTTTTCAGAGGCACCTCACAAAAAAG gctTTAATTCTGTGTGTGCTGCCCATATTTTCCATAAGTTGATGCTCAGGCTTGGTTTCTGTGAATTCTATGTTCAAGGAGGGGACTGGGGCTCTGCTATATGTACCAGTTTGGCTCAGATGGCACCAAG CCATGTGAAAGGCCTTCACACAAACATGGCATTTGTGACTTTTATCGGATTTAAGGAACTTCTGTCCATTCTGCTGGCACCATACTTCCCAGGACTGTTTGGTTTCCAAGCTGAGGATATCCAAGGGATGTTTCCTTTAaagacaaaaatatttgaaagactTCTGATGGAGAGTGGTTATTTTCACCAACAAGCTACAAAGCCTGACACTTCTG GCTGTGCCTTGAATGACTCTCCTGTAGGACTAGCTGCTTACATCCTGGAAAAGTTTGCTGCATGGACTGATATCAGCGCTCAGCATCTAGAGGATGGAGGACTAGAGAA GAAGTTTACTCTGGATGACCTTCTCACAAACGTCATGATCTACTGGGTTTCTGGATGTATAGTTCCTTCAATGCGCTTTTACAAAGAGAATGTAAGCCTGCTCTTCGGCAGAAAAAGCCATGCAAA GTTGCCCAAACAAGTTCCTGCAGGAATTGCTGTGTTTCCACATGAAATTGCATATGTTCCTCGGCCGTGGATTCAAAGGAAGTATGTCAATATCATTTCATTTAACTACATGCCCAGAGGTGGTCATTTTGCAGCTTTTGAGGAACCAGAGCTCCTTGCTGCAGATATTCAGCAGTTCGTGGAGAAGGTAGAAAAGGGCAACACTGCCAAATGA
- the EPHX1 gene encoding epoxide hydrolase 1 isoform X1, translating to MKLCDRSSSCQVDGNVVQPASQVGWAEGDLWQGTEIIMLLEILFAAVLGAIIYVFLIKKKEDIIVEMGDGWWNKGLKPDFEEDATIYPFRVETSEAEINYLHRRLEEARYTESLEDCGFHYGFNVTYLKKVVSYWRNQFNWKKQVEVLNKFPQFKTKIEGLDVHFLHVKPSRLLEGQTAKPLMLVHGWPGSVYEFYKIIPLLTDPMSHGLNGNHIFEIICPSIPGYGFSEAPHKKGFNSVCAAHIFHKLMLRLGFCEFYVQGGDWGSAICTSLAQMAPSHVKGLHTNMAFVTFIGFKELLSILLAPYFPGLFGFQAEDIQGMFPLKTKIFERLLMESGYFHQQATKPDTSGCALNDSPVGLAAYILEKFAAWTDISAQHLEDGGLEKKFTLDDLLTNVMIYWVSGCIVPSMRFYKENVSLLFGRKSHAKLPKQVPAGIAVFPHEIAYVPRPWIQRKYVNIISFNYMPRGGHFAAFEEPELLAADIQQFVEKVEKGNTAK from the exons TCATTATGTTGCTTGAAATACTGTTCGCTGCAGTCTTAGGGGCCATTATTTATGTGTTTCTGATTAAGAAGAAGGAGGACATTATAGTTGAGATGGGAGATGGATGGTGGAACAAAGGTCTGAAGCCTGATTTTGAAGAAGATGCAACTATATATCCTTTCAGAGTGGAAACTTCAGAAGCTGAAATCAAC TACTTACACAGAAGACTTGAAGAAGCTAGATACACGGAGTCCTTAGAGGATTGCGGTTTTCATTATGGGTTTAATGTGACTTATCTCAAGAAGGTTGTCTCTTATTGGAGAAATCAGTTCAATTGGAAAAAGCAAGTGGAAGTACTTAACAAATTCCCACAATTCAAAACGAAGATAGAAG GACTTGATGTCCATTTTCTTCATGTGAAACCTTCACGCTTGCTTGAAGGGCAGACTGCAAAGCCACTGATGTTGGTTCATGGTTGGCCTGGATCAGTATATGAGTTTTACAAAATCATCCCTCTCTTGACAGACCCTATGAGCCATGGCTTGAATGGCAAtcatatttttgaaataatttgcCCTTCTATCCCTGGTTATGGCTTTTCAGAGGCACCTCACAAAAAAG gctTTAATTCTGTGTGTGCTGCCCATATTTTCCATAAGTTGATGCTCAGGCTTGGTTTCTGTGAATTCTATGTTCAAGGAGGGGACTGGGGCTCTGCTATATGTACCAGTTTGGCTCAGATGGCACCAAG CCATGTGAAAGGCCTTCACACAAACATGGCATTTGTGACTTTTATCGGATTTAAGGAACTTCTGTCCATTCTGCTGGCACCATACTTCCCAGGACTGTTTGGTTTCCAAGCTGAGGATATCCAAGGGATGTTTCCTTTAaagacaaaaatatttgaaagactTCTGATGGAGAGTGGTTATTTTCACCAACAAGCTACAAAGCCTGACACTTCTG GCTGTGCCTTGAATGACTCTCCTGTAGGACTAGCTGCTTACATCCTGGAAAAGTTTGCTGCATGGACTGATATCAGCGCTCAGCATCTAGAGGATGGAGGACTAGAGAA GAAGTTTACTCTGGATGACCTTCTCACAAACGTCATGATCTACTGGGTTTCTGGATGTATAGTTCCTTCAATGCGCTTTTACAAAGAGAATGTAAGCCTGCTCTTCGGCAGAAAAAGCCATGCAAA GTTGCCCAAACAAGTTCCTGCAGGAATTGCTGTGTTTCCACATGAAATTGCATATGTTCCTCGGCCGTGGATTCAAAGGAAGTATGTCAATATCATTTCATTTAACTACATGCCCAGAGGTGGTCATTTTGCAGCTTTTGAGGAACCAGAGCTCCTTGCTGCAGATATTCAGCAGTTCGTGGAGAAGGTAGAAAAGGGCAACACTGCCAAATGA
- the EPHX1 gene encoding epoxide hydrolase 1 isoform X2 has translation MGVLSCLSAWVSIVRVKEKSHEQGLEFQGSSEVIMLLEILFAAVLGAIIYVFLIKKKEDIIVEMGDGWWNKGLKPDFEEDATIYPFRVETSEAEINYLHRRLEEARYTESLEDCGFHYGFNVTYLKKVVSYWRNQFNWKKQVEVLNKFPQFKTKIEGLDVHFLHVKPSRLLEGQTAKPLMLVHGWPGSVYEFYKIIPLLTDPMSHGLNGNHIFEIICPSIPGYGFSEAPHKKGFNSVCAAHIFHKLMLRLGFCEFYVQGGDWGSAICTSLAQMAPSHVKGLHTNMAFVTFIGFKELLSILLAPYFPGLFGFQAEDIQGMFPLKTKIFERLLMESGYFHQQATKPDTSGCALNDSPVGLAAYILEKFAAWTDISAQHLEDGGLEKKFTLDDLLTNVMIYWVSGCIVPSMRFYKENVSLLFGRKSHAKLPKQVPAGIAVFPHEIAYVPRPWIQRKYVNIISFNYMPRGGHFAAFEEPELLAADIQQFVEKVEKGNTAK, from the exons TCATTATGTTGCTTGAAATACTGTTCGCTGCAGTCTTAGGGGCCATTATTTATGTGTTTCTGATTAAGAAGAAGGAGGACATTATAGTTGAGATGGGAGATGGATGGTGGAACAAAGGTCTGAAGCCTGATTTTGAAGAAGATGCAACTATATATCCTTTCAGAGTGGAAACTTCAGAAGCTGAAATCAAC TACTTACACAGAAGACTTGAAGAAGCTAGATACACGGAGTCCTTAGAGGATTGCGGTTTTCATTATGGGTTTAATGTGACTTATCTCAAGAAGGTTGTCTCTTATTGGAGAAATCAGTTCAATTGGAAAAAGCAAGTGGAAGTACTTAACAAATTCCCACAATTCAAAACGAAGATAGAAG GACTTGATGTCCATTTTCTTCATGTGAAACCTTCACGCTTGCTTGAAGGGCAGACTGCAAAGCCACTGATGTTGGTTCATGGTTGGCCTGGATCAGTATATGAGTTTTACAAAATCATCCCTCTCTTGACAGACCCTATGAGCCATGGCTTGAATGGCAAtcatatttttgaaataatttgcCCTTCTATCCCTGGTTATGGCTTTTCAGAGGCACCTCACAAAAAAG gctTTAATTCTGTGTGTGCTGCCCATATTTTCCATAAGTTGATGCTCAGGCTTGGTTTCTGTGAATTCTATGTTCAAGGAGGGGACTGGGGCTCTGCTATATGTACCAGTTTGGCTCAGATGGCACCAAG CCATGTGAAAGGCCTTCACACAAACATGGCATTTGTGACTTTTATCGGATTTAAGGAACTTCTGTCCATTCTGCTGGCACCATACTTCCCAGGACTGTTTGGTTTCCAAGCTGAGGATATCCAAGGGATGTTTCCTTTAaagacaaaaatatttgaaagactTCTGATGGAGAGTGGTTATTTTCACCAACAAGCTACAAAGCCTGACACTTCTG GCTGTGCCTTGAATGACTCTCCTGTAGGACTAGCTGCTTACATCCTGGAAAAGTTTGCTGCATGGACTGATATCAGCGCTCAGCATCTAGAGGATGGAGGACTAGAGAA GAAGTTTACTCTGGATGACCTTCTCACAAACGTCATGATCTACTGGGTTTCTGGATGTATAGTTCCTTCAATGCGCTTTTACAAAGAGAATGTAAGCCTGCTCTTCGGCAGAAAAAGCCATGCAAA GTTGCCCAAACAAGTTCCTGCAGGAATTGCTGTGTTTCCACATGAAATTGCATATGTTCCTCGGCCGTGGATTCAAAGGAAGTATGTCAATATCATTTCATTTAACTACATGCCCAGAGGTGGTCATTTTGCAGCTTTTGAGGAACCAGAGCTCCTTGCTGCAGATATTCAGCAGTTCGTGGAGAAGGTAGAAAAGGGCAACACTGCCAAATGA